A genomic region of Zea mays cultivar B73 chromosome 6, Zm-B73-REFERENCE-NAM-5.0, whole genome shotgun sequence contains the following coding sequences:
- the LOC100273669 gene encoding uncharacterized protein isoform X1, whose protein sequence is MGSSEPSSRSVQNLVLYAASAALSCLVLLAGLRHLDPNRAASQKAQQQKKEIAKRLGRPLVSTTPYEDVIACDVINPDSIDVEFDSIGGLDKVKQALYELVILPLRRPELFASGKLLSPQKGVLLYGPPGTGKTMLAKAIARESGAVFINVRISNLMSKWFGDAQKLVSAVFSLAHKLQPAIIFIDEVDSFLGQRRTTDHEAMTNMKTEFMSLWDGFTTDQNARVMVLAATNRPSELDEAILRRFTQIFEIGIPVQSERNKILQVVLKGENVEPNVDYDHIARLCEGFTGSDILEVCKQAAFYPIRELLDNERNGRKLDKPRPLRQSDLERALSTSRKCKKAASSGLQSPLWVRPTDSEDDQEKFFRSTNYLNFIEIITGGSRLRCDISMTP, encoded by the exons ATGGGGTCGTCGGAGCCGTCGTCGCGTTCCGTGCAGAACCTCGTGCTGTACGCCGCCAGCGCCGCGCTCAGCTGCCTCGTCCTCTTGGCCGGCCTTCGCCACCTCGATCCCAACCGCGCCGCCTCTCAGAAGGCGCAGCAGCAGAAGAAGGAGATCGCCAAGCGCCTCGGCCGGCCCCTCGTCTCCACCACGCCCTATGAG GACGTGATTGCGTGCGACGTCATCAACCCCGACAGCATCGACGTCGAATTCGATTCCATCGGCGGCCTCGACAAGGTCAAGCAAGCGCTCTACGAGCTCGTCATCCTGCCCCTGCGCCGCCCTGAGCTCTTCGCCTCCGGCAAGCTCCTCAGCCCCCAGAAGGGCGTCCTTCTCTATGGCCCGCCCGGCACAGGAAAGACCATGCTCGCCAAGGCCATTGCCAgggagtccggtgccgtcttcatcAATGTCAGGATCTCCAATCTCATGAGCAAGTGGTTCGGGGACGCGCAGAAGCTCG TGTCTGCTGTATTTAGTCTCGCTCACAAGCTCCAGCCTGCTATTATCTTCATTGACGAGGTTGATAGTTTCTTGGGGCAGCGACGGACAACTGATCATGAAGCCATGACTAATATGAAGACAGAGTTCATGTCCCTCTGGGATGGCTTCACCACTGATC AGAATGCTCGTGTAATGGTCCTAGCTGCTACAAACAGGCCTTCTGAGCTAGATGAGGCCATCCTAAGGCGCTTTACTCAGATATTTGAGATTGGAATTCCCGTCCAGAGTGAAAGGAACAAGATACTTCAGGTTGTGTTGAAGGGAGAAAATGTCGAGCCTAATGTTGATTACGATCACATTGCAAGATTGTGCGAGGGCTTTACTGGATCAGACATCCTAGAGGTGTGCAAGCAGGCAGCATTCTACCCTATCAGGGAGCTATTGGACAATGAGAGAAACGGGAGGAAATTAGAT AAACCTAGACCTTTGAGACAATCAGACTTGGAGAGAGCCTTATCAACATCTAGAAAGTGCAAGAAGGCTGCAAGTTCAGGACTGCAGTCACCCTTGTGGGTTCGGCCGACAGATTCAGAAGACGATCAG GAAAAGTTCTTTCGGAGCACAAACTATTTAAACTTTATCGAGATTATTACTGGTGGAAGCAGGCTGCGTTGCGATATATCCATGACTCCATGA
- the LOC100273669 gene encoding uncharacterized protein isoform X2, translating into MGSSEPSSRSVQNLVLYAASAALSCLVLLAGLRHLDPNRAASQKAQQQKKEIAKRLGRPLVSTTPYEDVIACDVINPDSIDVEFDSIGGLDKVKQALYELVILPLRRPELFASGKLLSPQKGVLLYGPPGTGKTMLAKAIARESGAVFINVRISNLMSKWFGDAQKLVSAVFSLAHKLQPAIIFIDEVDSFLGQRRTTDHEAMTNMKTEFMSLWDGFTTDQNARVMVLAATNRPSELDEAILRRFTQIFEIGIPVQSERNKILQVVLKGENVEPNVDYDHIARLCEGFTGSDILEVCKQAAFYPIRELLDNERNGRKLDKPRPLRQSDLERALSTSRKCKKAASSGLQSPLWVRPTDSEDDQIA; encoded by the exons ATGGGGTCGTCGGAGCCGTCGTCGCGTTCCGTGCAGAACCTCGTGCTGTACGCCGCCAGCGCCGCGCTCAGCTGCCTCGTCCTCTTGGCCGGCCTTCGCCACCTCGATCCCAACCGCGCCGCCTCTCAGAAGGCGCAGCAGCAGAAGAAGGAGATCGCCAAGCGCCTCGGCCGGCCCCTCGTCTCCACCACGCCCTATGAG GACGTGATTGCGTGCGACGTCATCAACCCCGACAGCATCGACGTCGAATTCGATTCCATCGGCGGCCTCGACAAGGTCAAGCAAGCGCTCTACGAGCTCGTCATCCTGCCCCTGCGCCGCCCTGAGCTCTTCGCCTCCGGCAAGCTCCTCAGCCCCCAGAAGGGCGTCCTTCTCTATGGCCCGCCCGGCACAGGAAAGACCATGCTCGCCAAGGCCATTGCCAgggagtccggtgccgtcttcatcAATGTCAGGATCTCCAATCTCATGAGCAAGTGGTTCGGGGACGCGCAGAAGCTCG TGTCTGCTGTATTTAGTCTCGCTCACAAGCTCCAGCCTGCTATTATCTTCATTGACGAGGTTGATAGTTTCTTGGGGCAGCGACGGACAACTGATCATGAAGCCATGACTAATATGAAGACAGAGTTCATGTCCCTCTGGGATGGCTTCACCACTGATC AGAATGCTCGTGTAATGGTCCTAGCTGCTACAAACAGGCCTTCTGAGCTAGATGAGGCCATCCTAAGGCGCTTTACTCAGATATTTGAGATTGGAATTCCCGTCCAGAGTGAAAGGAACAAGATACTTCAGGTTGTGTTGAAGGGAGAAAATGTCGAGCCTAATGTTGATTACGATCACATTGCAAGATTGTGCGAGGGCTTTACTGGATCAGACATCCTAGAGGTGTGCAAGCAGGCAGCATTCTACCCTATCAGGGAGCTATTGGACAATGAGAGAAACGGGAGGAAATTAGAT AAACCTAGACCTTTGAGACAATCAGACTTGGAGAGAGCCTTATCAACATCTAGAAAGTGCAAGAAGGCTGCAAGTTCAGGACTGCAGTCACCCTTGTGGGTTCGGCCGACAGATTCAGAAGACGATCAG ATCGCGTGA
- the LOC100273669 gene encoding uncharacterized protein LOC100273669 isoform 1 (isoform 1 is encoded by transcript variant 1), which yields MGSSEPSSRSVQNLVLYAASAALSCLVLLAGLRHLDPNRAASQKAQQQKKEIAKRLGRPLVSTTPYEDVIACDVINPDSIDVEFDSIGGLDKVKQALYELVILPLRRPELFASGKLLSPQKGVLLYGPPGTGKTMLAKAIARESGAVFINVRISNLMSKWFGDAQKLVSAVFSLAHKLQPAIIFIDEVDSFLGQRRTTDHEAMTNMKTEFMSLWDGFTTDQNARVMVLAATNRPSELDEAILRRFTQIFEIGIPVQSERNKILQVVLKGENVEPNVDYDHIARLCEGFTGSDILEVCKQAAFYPIRELLDNERNGRKLDKPRPLRQSDLERALSTSRKCKKAASSGLQSPLWVRPTDSEDDQVQNAILEISKLMSRIVESSQSEPQEPSSP from the exons ATGGGGTCGTCGGAGCCGTCGTCGCGTTCCGTGCAGAACCTCGTGCTGTACGCCGCCAGCGCCGCGCTCAGCTGCCTCGTCCTCTTGGCCGGCCTTCGCCACCTCGATCCCAACCGCGCCGCCTCTCAGAAGGCGCAGCAGCAGAAGAAGGAGATCGCCAAGCGCCTCGGCCGGCCCCTCGTCTCCACCACGCCCTATGAG GACGTGATTGCGTGCGACGTCATCAACCCCGACAGCATCGACGTCGAATTCGATTCCATCGGCGGCCTCGACAAGGTCAAGCAAGCGCTCTACGAGCTCGTCATCCTGCCCCTGCGCCGCCCTGAGCTCTTCGCCTCCGGCAAGCTCCTCAGCCCCCAGAAGGGCGTCCTTCTCTATGGCCCGCCCGGCACAGGAAAGACCATGCTCGCCAAGGCCATTGCCAgggagtccggtgccgtcttcatcAATGTCAGGATCTCCAATCTCATGAGCAAGTGGTTCGGGGACGCGCAGAAGCTCG TGTCTGCTGTATTTAGTCTCGCTCACAAGCTCCAGCCTGCTATTATCTTCATTGACGAGGTTGATAGTTTCTTGGGGCAGCGACGGACAACTGATCATGAAGCCATGACTAATATGAAGACAGAGTTCATGTCCCTCTGGGATGGCTTCACCACTGATC AGAATGCTCGTGTAATGGTCCTAGCTGCTACAAACAGGCCTTCTGAGCTAGATGAGGCCATCCTAAGGCGCTTTACTCAGATATTTGAGATTGGAATTCCCGTCCAGAGTGAAAGGAACAAGATACTTCAGGTTGTGTTGAAGGGAGAAAATGTCGAGCCTAATGTTGATTACGATCACATTGCAAGATTGTGCGAGGGCTTTACTGGATCAGACATCCTAGAGGTGTGCAAGCAGGCAGCATTCTACCCTATCAGGGAGCTATTGGACAATGAGAGAAACGGGAGGAAATTAGAT AAACCTAGACCTTTGAGACAATCAGACTTGGAGAGAGCCTTATCAACATCTAGAAAGTGCAAGAAGGCTGCAAGTTCAGGACTGCAGTCACCCTTGTGGGTTCGGCCGACAGATTCAGAAGACGATCAGGTACAGAACGCGATCCTTGAGATATCTAAGCTGATGTCTCGAATAGTTGAGAGCAGCCAGTCAGAACCCCAAGAGCCTTCTTCACCTTAA